The following coding sequences are from one Diospyros lotus cultivar Yz01 chromosome 7, ASM1463336v1, whole genome shotgun sequence window:
- the LOC127806586 gene encoding uncharacterized protein LOC127806586 isoform X1, producing MADACQTKEEDGTIGFRKSKNASLTRTTLASVESLTVPMVQEVVLLADFQCAGCQKRVADIISRMNGETESVVVSVMEKKVTVTCGYPSVRKVPGRQVATISKMNKISVITRLFRSSFSRS from the exons ATGGCTGATGCCTGTCAGACTAAGGAAGAAGATGGCACAATTGGATTCAGAAAGTCGAAAAACGCATCCCTGACTAGGACTACCCTCGCCTCTGTTGAGTCCTTAACTGTCCCAATG GTCCAGGAAGTTGTTCTGTTGGCCGATTTTCAGTGCGCGGGGTGCCAGAAAAGGGTAGCCGACATAATTTCTAGGATGAACG gGGAGACAGAGTCGGTGGTGGTGAGTGTGATGGAGAAGAAGGTGACAGTCACTTGTGGCTATCCCAGCGTTCGCAAAGTACCCGGGAGGCAAGTTGCTACAATAAGCAAGATGAACAAAATTTCAGTCATCACACGATTGTTTCGCTCTTCCTTCAGTCGATCATAA
- the LOC127806074 gene encoding uncharacterized protein LOC127806074 — MASDSQDPTRRKHRHSSSEDEAEDSSKRRKHRHHHRHHRHRHRYHDNRKNGDEEPHRQEDAEVGDRRKRQEEDGVPCLPPPTQPQPQPQQPPLLGPDYDMEEGEIIEDEAFGARDDDTVKKGTDSDVEFDGVQLGNLRRESDNCDMGNHGLTDYCSPNSSFPPAENFNSGCNPKSLAVEKSDEEMTSKTTADYNVHLIGGLKIHNEVCLRGNSSSWHEINGDIGKESAKDNYEPHAVLESPIKGSIKRKSYYDDDDLDSGELIKPLSSENNEDRTDRHRNVTCSPSHDGPHKEAHRRNRSKSRDQTEERSQSQSALEEASFMKTAQRKDDSLRRDNRRTFSDSDDDRIGGHNWDYQHCSRDLLNDKEHSSSYGRYTRQVDRHHSRETRDRGREGSRDTWDRNREGREVGGDRRREREDDRYRVNDKGRERERYREGDRDREKARERYRDREREKDKEKERRREKERDRERSSGVDKTRDREREKESDRVSRLHGYGQKVGYDYRDMYYESKNHRNDDHKDRDRKKDREKSSAKVGSLGEDEEKFKRDEDEQADYQERISLQLMDQEEEDLNRIKEESRKRMQAILEKYKSQQLQQQHEPHPENKNKEHAEHALKEVPSVSVPREAIDARTKGADTFVADQSFTPGKSPPQDGSSSFEKTSGAGGLGEGTPKSERSNDIFCDDIFGDSPTGVRRTGKGEGLAIERSGLHDNWDDAEGYYSYRFGELLDGRYEITAAHGKGVFSTVVRAKDLKAGPGDPEEVAIKIIRNNEHMHKAGKEELIILKKLVGADPDNKRHCVRFLSSFKYRNHLCLVFESLHMNLRELLKKFGRNIGLKLTAVRTYSKQLFIALKHLKNCGVLHCDIKPDNMLVNEAKNVLKLCDFGNAMFAGKNEITPYLVSRFYRAPEIILGLPYDHPMDIWSVGCCLFELYTGKVLFPGATNNDMLRLHMELKGQFPKKMLRKGAFTEQHFDQDLNFLATEEDPVTKKSMKRLITSIKPKDIGAIVSSSPGEDLKMLANFKDLLEKIFVLDPDKRITVSQALSHPFITGK; from the exons ATGGCTAGCGACTCCCAGGACCCCACCCGTCGCAAGCATCGCCACTCCTCCTCCGAAGACGAAGCAGAGGACAGCTCCAAACGCCGCAAGCACCGCCACCATCACCGTCACCACCGACACCGACACCGCTACCACGACAACCGGAAGAATGGGGACGAGGAGCCCCACCGCCAGGAAGACGCTGAAGTTGGCGATCGGAGGAAGCGCCAGGAAGAAGATGGGGTTCCGTGTCTACCGCCGCCGAcgcagccgcagccgcagccgcagcAGCCCCCTCTACTAGGACCCGATTATGACATGGAGGAAGGAGAGATTATCGAAGACGAGGCATTTGGGGCCCGCGACGACGATACGGTGAAAAAGGGAACGGATTCCGATGTGGAATTTGATGGAGTTCAGCTGGGCAATCTTCGCCGTGAATCTGATAATTGCGACATG GGAAATCATGGACTTACTGATTATTGCAGTCCCAATTCTAGTTTCCCACCCGCAGAAAATTTCAATAGTGGTTGTAATCCAAAATCATTGGCGGTGGAGAAAAGTGATGAGGAAATGACAAGCAAGACAACTGCGGATTATAATGTTCATTTGATTGGTGGTCTTAAAATTCATAATGAGGTCTGTTTACGGGGAAATTCAAGTTCTTGGCATGAAATTAATGGGGATATTGGAAAGGAATCCGCTAAGGACAATTATGAGCCTCATGCAGTACTGGAATCCCCCATTAAAGGAAGTATTAAGAGAAAGAGCTACTATGATGATGACGACCTTGATTCTGGGGAACTGATAAAACCGTTGTCATCTGAAAATAATGAGGACAGGACTGACAGGCACAGAAATGTCACTTGCTCACCTTCCCATGATGGACCTCATAAAGAGGCTCATAGGAGGAATAGATCAAAGTCTCGTGACCAGACTGAGGAAAGGTCTCAATCGCAAAGCGCTTTAGAGGAGGCTTCTTTTATGAAAACTGCACAGCGGAAGGATGATTCACTTCGTAGAGATAACAGAAGAACTTTTAGTGATTCAGATGATGACAGAATAGGAGGACATAATTGGGACTACCAACACTGCAGTAGGGATTTGTTAAATGATAAGGAGCATAGTTCTAGTTATGGCAGATATACCAGGCAAGTGGACAGGCACCACAGTCGTGAGACTCGAGatagagggagggaggggagTCGGGATACTTGGGATAGAAATAGGGAGGGTAGAGAGGTGGGTGGTGATAGAAGAAGGGAGAGGGAGGATGATCGATACAGGGTCAATGAcaaggggagagagagggaaaggTACAGGGAGGGGGATAGAGATAGGGAGAAGGCTAGGGAAAGATATAGAGACagggaaagagaaaaagataagGAGAAGGAAAGGAGGAGGGAGAAGGAGAGGGACCGTGAAAGAAGTAGTGGAGTGGATAAAactagagatagagagagggaaaaagagagTGACAGGGTTAGCAGGCTCCATGGTTATGGGCAAAAAGTTGGTTATGATTATCGGGATATGTATTATGAATCCAAGAATCATAGAAATGATGATCACAAAGACAGGGATAGAAAAAAGGATCGAGAAAAAAGTTCTGCTAAAGTTGGTTCTTTAGGTGAAGATGAGGAGAAATTTAAAAG AGATGAAGATGAACAAGCGGACTATCAAGAAAGGATCTCATTACAACTTATGGatcaggaagaagaagatcttaaCAGGATTAAGGAGGAGAGTAGAAAGAGAATGCAGGCTATCCTGGAGAAATACAAGTCTCAGCAGTTACAGCAACAACATGAGCCTCATCCAGAGAACAAGA ATAAGGAGCATGCTGAACATGCTTTAAAGGAGGTGCCTAGTGTTAGTGTTCCTCGAGAAGCTATTGATGCAAGGACCAAAGGTGCTGACACGTTTGTTGCTGATCAGTCATTTACACCGGGGAAATCTCCACCTCAGGATGGTAGTTCTAGTTTTGAAAAGACTTCTGGCGCAGGGGGACTGGGTGAAGGTACACCTAAG AGTGAGAGGTCAAATGATATTTTCTGTGATGATATTTTTGGAGATTCACCTACTGGAGTTCGTAGAACG GGGAAAGGAGAGGGTTTAGCAATTGAAAGGAGTGGTCTTCATGATAACTGGGATGATGCAGAAGGGTATTACA GCTACAGGTTTGGGGAACTACTTGATGGTCGGTATGAAATAACCGCTGCTCATGGGAAAGGGGTATTCTCGACGGTAGTTCGGGCGAAAGATCTGAAGGCTGGACCTGGTGATCCAGAAGAAGTGGCAATAAAAATTATACGTAATAATGAGCACAT GCATAAGGCTGGCAAAGAGGAATTGATCATATTAAAGAAGTTAGTTGGTGCTGACCCAGATAACAAACGCCACTGTGTTCGTTTCCTTTCATCCTTTAAGTACCGCAATCATCTATGTTTAGTTTTTGAGTCCCTTCATATGAATCTACGAGAGCTTTTAAAGAAGTTTGGCCGTAACATTGGACTTAAACTAACTGCTGTGAGGACTTATTCAAAGCAACTATTTATTGCACTGAAGCATCTCAAAAACTGTGGCGTTCTTCACTGTGATATAAAGCCGGATAATATGTTG GTAAATGAAGCGAAAAATGTGCTGAAACTTTGTGATTTTGGTAATGCTATGTTTGCTGGTAAAAATGAAATTACGCCTTACCTTGTGAGCCGCTTTTATCGTGCCCCGGAGATAA TTCTTGGCTTGCCTTATGACCATCCAATGGATATTTGGTCTGTTGGTTGCTGTCTGTTTGAGCTCTATACTGGGAAAGTACTCTTTCCAGGGGCCACAAACAATGACATGCTTCGGCTTCATATGGAATTAAAAGGTCAATTTCCAAAAAAGATGCTTCGAAAG GGAGCCTTCACAGAGCAGCACTTTGACCaggatttgaattttcttgCCACCGAGGAGGATCCTGTTACGAAGAAG TCTATGAAGAGGCTGATCACTAGCATCAAGCCAAAAGATATTGGTGCAATAGTTTCAAGCTCTCCTGGTGAGGATCTGAAGATGTTGGCCAATTTCAAGGATCTTCTGgaaaaaatttttgttttagatCCAGATAAGAGGATAACTGTATCACAGGCGTTGAGCCATCCATTCATCACTGGCAAGTGA
- the LOC127806586 gene encoding heavy metal-associated isoprenylated plant protein 1 isoform X2 produces MSEFLIKYCCMVMRINVDCSGCCRKLQRIILNTKEIEMHSIEKQHRRVSVCGRFRASDVAIRIRKKMNRRVEILEIQELEAMNVNAEQTPETTEEVFQQSACQVFQERG; encoded by the exons ATGTCCGAATTCTTGATAAAG TACTGCTGCATGGTGATGAGGATTAATGTCGACTGCAGTGGCTGCTGCAGGAAACTTCAACGAATCATTCTCAACACGAAGG AAATAGAGATGCACTCGATAGAGAAACAGCACCGCAGGGTGTCAGTCTGTGGGAGATTTCGAGCATCTGATGTGGCTATAAGGATCAGGAAGAAGATGAACCGACGAGTCGAAATTCTGGAAATTCAAGAGCTTGAAGCCATGAATGTCAATGCAGAGCAAACACCAGAGACTACAGAAGAGGTCTTCCAACAGTCTGCATGCCAAGTCTTTCAAGAGCGTGGCTGA